TATATCTCATTTAACACTCAAGATCCATTAGTACAATTATCAGCAAGAATGAAGCAACGTTACCAGCAAGAGATCACTGTGGTATTACAACATCAGTTTGATAATTTGACAGTAGAATCTAGTAATTTTTCTGTTGGTATAAGTTTTGATGGAATTCATGAGCATATTAAAGTGCCGTTTCGTGCTATAACAGGATTTGTAGATCCAAGTACTAAATTTAGCTTACAATTTAAGTATCCTGAGAATATAGATTTGTTAGATGAATTAAGTGTAGTATCACAAGAAATCTTGAATACTAGCGGCGGCAATGCCAATAATACAAAAGAAGCCAAGGATAATGTAATCGTATTGGATAAATTTCGTAATAAAAAGAAATTGTAATTTGAAAGATATATTACGTATATACACTGATGGTGCTTGTGCCGGCAATCCTG
The genomic region above belongs to Candidatus Trichorickettsia mobilis and contains:
- a CDS encoding ClpXP protease specificity-enhancing factor SspB: MTVNYHKFLDEAMLEVIKKVLLQVQNEGLQGDHSLYISFNTQDPLVQLSARMKQRYQQEITVVLQHQFDNLTVESSNFSVGISFDGIHEHIKVPFRAITGFVDPSTKFSLQFKYPENIDLLDELSVVSQEILNTSGGNANNTKEAKDNVIVLDKFRNKKKL